In Apus apus isolate bApuApu2 chromosome 5, bApuApu2.pri.cur, whole genome shotgun sequence, the following are encoded in one genomic region:
- the LRFN5 gene encoding leucine-rich repeat and fibronectin type-III domain-containing protein 5 isoform X1 has protein sequence MEKLLLFLLFIGIAVRAQICPKRCVCQILSPNLATLCAKKGLLFVPPNIDRRTVELRLADNFVTNIKRKDFANMTSLVDLTLSRNTISFITPHAFADLRNLRALHLNSNRLTKITNDMFSGLSNLHHLILNNNQLTLISSTAFDDVLALEELDLSYNNLETIPWDAVEKMVSLHTLSLDHNMIDHIPKGTFSHLHKMTRLDVTSNKLQKLPPDPLFQRAQVLATSGIISPSTFALSFGGNPLHCNCELLWLRRLSREDDLETCASPTLLSGRYFWSIPEEEFLCEPPLITRHTHELRVLEGQRAALRCKARGDPEPAIHWISPEGKLISNATRSVVYDNGTLDILITTVKDTGSFTCIASNPAGEATQTVDLHIIKLPHLLNSTNHIHEPDPGSSDISTSTKSGSNTSSSNGDTKVSQDKKVVVAEATSSTVLLKFNFQRNIPGIRMFQIQYNGTYDDSLVYRMIPPTSKTFLVNNLAAGTAYDLCVLAIYDDGITSLTATRVVGCTQFTTEQDYVRCHFMQSQFLGGTMIIIIGGIIVASVLVFIIILMIRYKVCNNNGQQKATKVSNVYSQTNGAQVQGCSGALAQSLSKQAVGHEEGIQCCKAASDGATPSPETGCSQDSATTTSALPPAWTSSTSGSQKPKRKPGPKPSSEVQSDAAGSIESQNTNRNNSTALQLASRAPDSVRGAPTYKRAQSKPSKFLTLPAEASRAKRRQSLGAELAEPRCPGGRAGLRAKRSLSMNGMLLQPGLSDLDAGKATFSSSEWILESTV, from the exons ATggaaaaactgcttttgtttctgctgttcatTGGCATAGCAGTGAGAGCTCAGATCTGCCCCAAGCGCTGTGTCTGTCAGATCTTGTCTCCCAACCTTGCCACCCTTTGTGCCAAGAAAGGGCTCTTGTTTGTTCCTCCCAACATTGACAGGAGGACCGTGGAGTTACGGCTGGCAGACAACTTTGTTACaaacattaaaaggaaagaCTTTGCCAACATGACCAGCCTGGTGGACCTGACACTGTCCAGGAATACAATCAGTTTTATCACACCTCACGCATTTGCTGACTTGCGCAACTTGCGGGCTTTGCATTTGAACAGCAACCGATTGACTAAGATCACCAATGACATGTTCAGTGGGCTCTCCAATCTTCACCACTTGATACTTAACAACAACCAGCTGACTTTAATTTCTTCCACAGCTTTCGATGATGTTTTAGCTCTCGAGGAATTGGATTTGTCTTACAACAATCTGGAAACCATCCCCTGGGATGCAGTGGAGAAGATGGTTAGTTTGCACACGCTCAGTCTAGACCACAACATGATTGACCATATTCCTAAGGGGACCTTTTCCCACCTTCACAAGATGACCAGGTTGGACGTCACGTCTAACAAACTGCAGAAGCTACCGCCTGATCCTCTCTTCCAGCGAGCTCAGGTACTAGCAACCTCAGGAATTATCAGCCCCTCGACTTTTGCATTGAGCTTTGGTGGGAACCCGTTGCATTGCAACTGTGAGCTGTTGTGGCTGAGGCGCCTCTCGAGGGAAGACGACCTGGAGACCTGTGCTTCTCCCACGCTGCTGTCCGGCCGGTACTTCTGGTCGATCCCCGAGGAGGAGTTCCTGTGCGAGCCTCCCCTCATCACCCGGCACACCCACGAGCTGCGGGTGCTGGAGGGCCAGCGGGCAGCCCTGCGGTGCAAGGCCCGGGGGGACCCCGAACCAGCCATTCACTGGATTTCACCTGAGGGAAAACTGATTTCAAATGCAACAAGGTCCGTGGTGTACGACAACGGGACGCTCGACATCCTTATAACGACGGTGAAGGACACGGGCTCCTTCACCTGCATCGCTTCCAATCCGGCCGGGGAGGCCACGCAGACGGTGGACCTGCACATCATCAAACTGCCCCACCTGCTGAACAGCACCAACCACATCCACGAGCCCGACCCGGGCTCCTCGGATATCTCCACTTCCACCAAGTCGGGCTCCAACACGAGCAGTAGCAACGGGGATACTAAAGTCAGTCAAGATAAGAAGGTGGTTGTTGCGGAAGCAACATCCTCTACTGTTCTGCTGAAGTTCAATTTTCAGAGGAATATACCTGGGATACGTATGTTCCAAATCCAGTACAATGGTACTTATGATGACTCCCTTGTTTACAG AATGATACCTCCCACAAGCAAAACCTTCCTGGTCAACAACCTGGCAGCTGGGACTGCGTATGACCTGTGTGTCCTGGCCATCTATGATGATGGGATCACCTCTCTGACGGCCACCCGGGTGGTGGGCTGCACGCAGTTCACCACCGAGCAGGATTACGTGCGCTGCCACTTCATGCAGTCCCAGTTCCTGGGTGGGACCATGATTATCATCATTGGTGGGATCATTGTGGCCTCCGTGCTTGTGTTCATCATCATCCTCATGATCCGCTACAAGGTGTGTAACAACAACGGGCAGCAGAAGGCCACCAAGGTCAGCAACGTGTACTCGCAGACGAACGGGGCTCAGGTGCAGGGCTGCAGCGGGGCGCTGGCGCAGTCCCTGTCCAAGCAGGCCGTGGGGCACGAAGAGGGCATCCAGTGCTGCAAGGCTGCCAGTGACGGCGCGACGCCGTCGCCGGAGACCGGCTGCAGCCAGGACTCGGCCACCACTACCTCCGCTTTGCCTCCTGCCTGGACTTCCAGCACTTCTGGCTCCCAGAAGCCGAAGCGAAAGCCGGGGCCAAAGCCAAGCAGCGAGGTGCAAAGCGACGCTGCCGGCAGCATCGAGTCCCAGAACACGAACAGGAATAACTCCACTGCCCTGCAGCTAGCTAGCCGTGCCCCCGACTCGGTCCGAGGGGCCCCCACCTACAAAAGAGCACAATCCAAGCCAAGTAAGTTCCTCACTCTGCCGGCCGAGGCGTCCCGAGCCAAGCGCCGGCAGTCGCTGGGCGCCGAGCTGGCGGAGCCGCGCTGCCCCGGCGGCCGGGCCGGACTGCGCGCCAAGCGGAGCCTGTCCATGAACGGGATGCTGCTCCAGCCAGGCCTCTCTGACCTGGACGCTGGAAAAGCAACTTTCTCCAGTTCTGAGTGGATATTGGAAAGCACTGTGtga
- the LRFN5 gene encoding leucine-rich repeat and fibronectin type-III domain-containing protein 5 isoform X2, with the protein MEKLLLFLLFIGIAVRAQICPKRCVCQILSPNLATLCAKKGLLFVPPNIDRRTVELRLADNFVTNIKRKDFANMTSLVDLTLSRNTISFITPHAFADLRNLRALHLNSNRLTKITNDMFSGLSNLHHLILNNNQLTLISSTAFDDVLALEELDLSYNNLETIPWDAVEKMVSLHTLSLDHNMIDHIPKGTFSHLHKMTRLDVTSNKLQKLPPDPLFQRAQVLATSGIISPSTFALSFGGNPLHCNCELLWLRRLSREDDLETCASPTLLSGRYFWSIPEEEFLCEPPLITRHTHELRVLEGQRAALRCKARGDPEPAIHWISPEGKLISNATRSVVYDNGTLDILITTVKDTGSFTCIASNPAGEATQTVDLHIIKLPHLLNSTNHIHEPDPGSSDISTSTKSGSNTSSSNGDTKVSQDKKVVVAEATSSTVLLKFNFQRNIPGIRMFQIQYNGTYDDSLVYRMIPPTSKTFLVNNLAAGTAYDLCVLAIYDDGITSLTATRVVGCTQFTTEQDYVRCHFMQSQFLGGTMIIIIGGIIVASVLVFIIILMIRYKVCNNNGQQKATKVSNVYSQTNGAQVQGCSGALAQSLSKQAVGHEEGIQCCKAASDGATPSPETGCSQDSATTTSALPPAWTSSTSGSQKPKRKPGPKPSSEVQSDAAGSIESQNTNRNNSTALQLASRAPDSVRGAPTYKRAQSKPKAGADPQDTCPSPTPENVATEVLTQQQTAQLQLTEGQCVAPRSPQ; encoded by the exons ATggaaaaactgcttttgtttctgctgttcatTGGCATAGCAGTGAGAGCTCAGATCTGCCCCAAGCGCTGTGTCTGTCAGATCTTGTCTCCCAACCTTGCCACCCTTTGTGCCAAGAAAGGGCTCTTGTTTGTTCCTCCCAACATTGACAGGAGGACCGTGGAGTTACGGCTGGCAGACAACTTTGTTACaaacattaaaaggaaagaCTTTGCCAACATGACCAGCCTGGTGGACCTGACACTGTCCAGGAATACAATCAGTTTTATCACACCTCACGCATTTGCTGACTTGCGCAACTTGCGGGCTTTGCATTTGAACAGCAACCGATTGACTAAGATCACCAATGACATGTTCAGTGGGCTCTCCAATCTTCACCACTTGATACTTAACAACAACCAGCTGACTTTAATTTCTTCCACAGCTTTCGATGATGTTTTAGCTCTCGAGGAATTGGATTTGTCTTACAACAATCTGGAAACCATCCCCTGGGATGCAGTGGAGAAGATGGTTAGTTTGCACACGCTCAGTCTAGACCACAACATGATTGACCATATTCCTAAGGGGACCTTTTCCCACCTTCACAAGATGACCAGGTTGGACGTCACGTCTAACAAACTGCAGAAGCTACCGCCTGATCCTCTCTTCCAGCGAGCTCAGGTACTAGCAACCTCAGGAATTATCAGCCCCTCGACTTTTGCATTGAGCTTTGGTGGGAACCCGTTGCATTGCAACTGTGAGCTGTTGTGGCTGAGGCGCCTCTCGAGGGAAGACGACCTGGAGACCTGTGCTTCTCCCACGCTGCTGTCCGGCCGGTACTTCTGGTCGATCCCCGAGGAGGAGTTCCTGTGCGAGCCTCCCCTCATCACCCGGCACACCCACGAGCTGCGGGTGCTGGAGGGCCAGCGGGCAGCCCTGCGGTGCAAGGCCCGGGGGGACCCCGAACCAGCCATTCACTGGATTTCACCTGAGGGAAAACTGATTTCAAATGCAACAAGGTCCGTGGTGTACGACAACGGGACGCTCGACATCCTTATAACGACGGTGAAGGACACGGGCTCCTTCACCTGCATCGCTTCCAATCCGGCCGGGGAGGCCACGCAGACGGTGGACCTGCACATCATCAAACTGCCCCACCTGCTGAACAGCACCAACCACATCCACGAGCCCGACCCGGGCTCCTCGGATATCTCCACTTCCACCAAGTCGGGCTCCAACACGAGCAGTAGCAACGGGGATACTAAAGTCAGTCAAGATAAGAAGGTGGTTGTTGCGGAAGCAACATCCTCTACTGTTCTGCTGAAGTTCAATTTTCAGAGGAATATACCTGGGATACGTATGTTCCAAATCCAGTACAATGGTACTTATGATGACTCCCTTGTTTACAG AATGATACCTCCCACAAGCAAAACCTTCCTGGTCAACAACCTGGCAGCTGGGACTGCGTATGACCTGTGTGTCCTGGCCATCTATGATGATGGGATCACCTCTCTGACGGCCACCCGGGTGGTGGGCTGCACGCAGTTCACCACCGAGCAGGATTACGTGCGCTGCCACTTCATGCAGTCCCAGTTCCTGGGTGGGACCATGATTATCATCATTGGTGGGATCATTGTGGCCTCCGTGCTTGTGTTCATCATCATCCTCATGATCCGCTACAAGGTGTGTAACAACAACGGGCAGCAGAAGGCCACCAAGGTCAGCAACGTGTACTCGCAGACGAACGGGGCTCAGGTGCAGGGCTGCAGCGGGGCGCTGGCGCAGTCCCTGTCCAAGCAGGCCGTGGGGCACGAAGAGGGCATCCAGTGCTGCAAGGCTGCCAGTGACGGCGCGACGCCGTCGCCGGAGACCGGCTGCAGCCAGGACTCGGCCACCACTACCTCCGCTTTGCCTCCTGCCTGGACTTCCAGCACTTCTGGCTCCCAGAAGCCGAAGCGAAAGCCGGGGCCAAAGCCAAGCAGCGAGGTGCAAAGCGACGCTGCCGGCAGCATCGAGTCCCAGAACACGAACAGGAATAACTCCACTGCCCTGCAGCTAGCTAGCCGTGCCCCCGACTCGGTCCGAGGGGCCCCCACCTACAAAAGAGCACAATCCAAGCCAA